In the Oncorhynchus nerka isolate Pitt River linkage group LG6, Oner_Uvic_2.0, whole genome shotgun sequence genome, gggagaagggccttggtcagggaggtgaccaagaacccgatggtcactgacagagctccagagttcctctgtggagatgggagaaccttatgaaggacaaccatctctgcagcactccaccaatcaggtctttatggtagagtggccagacggaagccactcttcagtaaaaggcacatgacagcccgcttggagtttgcctaaaggcacctaaagactctcagaccatgataaacaagattctctggtctgatgaaaccaagaatgaactATTTTGCCTCAATACCAAGCATCACATCTAGAGGAaacgtggcaccatccctacagtgaagcatggtggtggcagcatcatgctgtggggctgtttttcaggtggcaggaactgggagacaagtcaggatcgaggaatgATGAACgggacaaagtacagagagagccttgatgaaaacctaccccagagcgctcaggacctcagactggggtgaaggttcaccttccaacaggacaacaacccaaagcacacagccaagacaacgcaggactggcttcgggacaagtctcttaatgtctttgagtggcccagccagagcccggacgtgAACCCaaatgaacatctctggagagacctgaaaatacctgtgcagtgacactctccacccaacctgacagagcttgagaggatctgtggagaagaatgggagaaactccccaaatacaggtgtgccaagctggtagcgtcatacccaagaagactcaaggctgtaatcgctgccaaaggtgctttaaccaagtactgagtaaagggtctgaatacttatgtaaatggcgcaaaaaaaaagatatacatactgtaactgtagattgatgatatttaaaaaaaaatccattgtAGAATCAGGCTAAcataacatgtggaaaaagtcaaggggtctaaatactttctgaatgcactgtatattcattatggaaataatcagaattcctgtaaacattacagttttgaaaacattGCTTATCCAAAAAAAGCGGTGTCTTGGCACAACTTATCCTGGGTATGGGGTATGTTGAGCCCCTGTACAGGGTAAATTAAGCTGCCTACAaatttctgtactgaatggaaTATTACCACTATAGTTACCTTTTTGAAACCATGTCTATttttatttcccaaacacaataACAATAGATTTTTTGTCTTTTGATAATTTAAATCATCTTTTAACACATGCTTCTTCTTTTTTTACCTCATGCCTTGCTATatgcctgggaagaaaacacttcaatATGTTCAACTTCACATTTGGATAAATTTACCACAtagccattggctcaacttaccccaatgCAAACATGTTGACTATAGCCAACACAACTACAAGATGCACTTTCAAGCTAGGTGTAGAACTTCATATTAAAGCTTAGAGACCCCAATAGAACAATCTTAAAaggatctactttggtttagatacaagcatcatgaaacatctaacctaatttaaaaaatataaatttgttttacctaacttgcttaccactttttccatgtggtttattCCTTCACAGACTACATGAAAATGGACACTTCCTcaatatttggtcaaattataTATCTTGTGTATTGTTTCCTTGAAACAAAGGTAGCTCAATTTACCCGACTGTCCCCTTAAGGTTACTTGGTTAGATAGACCAACTCTCAAGTTATATTTCACATAGACACGCTTTGCAATTTGCTAATGTACACTCACCTGCGCATATTCTTTGGAGAAAATGACAAATCCAGGCTTTGGAGCCACTTCAGAACTTCTCGTGGCAGTCCTGTCTTTTTGGGAGGCTGTGCGTAAGCCATTGTCAGCTGTAATGTTAATTCAGCTAGCGTCTATGAACCAGCCACACACGCTTACAAAATGATAAAATAAGTTACTATTGGTCTAACTTTTCTGGTTCAGTATTTCGTTAAATTGTTGCTATATAATACTGTGttttatagaacatttgtggtaAACGAACTAGCTAAGCTAACGAGCTTACTAGCTCATATGGCACATTTGACATGTTTATCAACAGTTCCATAGCAACGGCCTTACTACTTCTTCTTTCTCCTGGAAAGGTGAACGTATCGCGGGAAGGTACATTGTTGCCACCCGCTGGAAATAGAAAAGGTTGCGCACACTGAAGAGAGCTGCTTGCCTTTGAAAGACTTGCAAAAACGTGGAATTCAAAACGTTTTAATAAAATAATAGCAAGCAGCTCAGACAATAAGATCACACATAAAACACATCAAGCAAGCAAGTTTATATCTATATTTTTTGAGGATATGAATGTAGGAGTAGTGTTCTCAATGATAATGGTAAAGATTTTGGTGGATTTCAAGTTTTGCAGATGCACAGGTCTAATCTAAAATATATAACGTGATAAACCATGTTAATATAACAATCCAAATTAAATGTTTTTTCCATAATATGAAAGCACTTTAAATTGTGTTATTGTATGAGCATATGAGCCAGCCACAGATTAATTTATAAACCTGCTGCAAAATATTGATGAGGAACACATTTTctaagtgcctttaaacagtcaAACATTTACAGTTTAAACATTTAAATGGAACTCTCCCTTGAAAATGTTTTTAGCAAACCATGATTGCTGGTCATTGCTCAAACCCCAAATTTTAGCAGTTTCTTGTGAACCATCCTAAAACCTGGTATAGGCTAAATCAAGTATGTATTTCATTGCTTCAAGTGCAAGTAGTGCTCCTTCTATCCTTGCAGGCTGTTGAGTTCACATGAATGACTGATACCAGGAagatgccaccaccaccaccaccacagccttTGAGATTGTGACGTTCTAAGCTCATCATCTGTACTGGAGGTAGTTCCTGAGGGGGTTGGGAAGGGGAAGATGGTTGATGAGGTGAAACCTGTCACGGCCCACACGGTCACGGATACGCTGTCGACACAGCTGACTCAATGGTTGGGGCGTGGCTGCAGAAAGGTGGAAGGGAAAACATATCATGCTATTCAACCAAATCCACTACAGCCCGGCTAGTTTGCTATTGCTTGAACACGTGATATTCTATTCCAGACAATGATGGTTTAGTTTTAAACATATAATGGACAGCTAGTTTGACTTGGGTGATTAACCAATAACACTACGATACTTTGACTATAGGAATTCACTGATTTCTAAGGATGACTGTGAATAGGCCTATAGAACTTACCCTCATAGACCAGTAGAAACCTCTCTGTCAGGCTGCTGGGGGGAGCAGCCTCCACAGGTCTCTGGAACTCAATGTTCCTGGCATGGATATCTGCCCCAAAGTCCAACAACAGCTTAACAATGGCAGTGCAGTCCTTCTCAGCGGCAGCGTGTAAGGGAGACTCCATATATCTACCTTTCTGTACATTTGCTCCTGTGTGGAGGCGTAAACCAAGGTATGGATATAACACACATTTAATAGTCCTATGTCATTCAGTTACAGGAAAGAAGTACTTTATCGATGTCATAACATGATGGATTTGGACTTTTATCCAGGTGGGTTAAACATATTAGTGGTGTAGAAATGGGAAGATGCTCTGAGCTACTACAGCATTAGTGGTGGATGTGGCCATAGTGAGAGTGCTATACAGGTACAATACATTTCACCACTTGGGGAGACAGTAATAATCTTACCACtaattctcctcctctcatcataCCTGGCTATGGTGATTTGTCAGAGCAGATGTGCACGTGCCTCAccttccctcagcagcctctgGACACACTCTATCTCCTGAGAGACACAGGCGGTGTAGAGGGGCGTTCCCAGGTGAGGAATGTCAAAGTCCACGTCGGCTCCCCATCTGATTAGAGTCTCCACACACCCACTGCTGCCTACCGACCGTAGGCACATACATGGAAGTCATTACTGTCAGCTTTCCAATTATTACGGTTGGTGTTTTAGCTAATTATTTCTGTACCCGGAATATGAGGATTCCTCTAAGCACCATGGGACATACACAAACATAATTCAAGTCAGAGTATCTCAAAAACTGTACTCTGATTTGTGATATTTTGATTCAGATTTTTAAGTTTTATGTATTTGCCTCAATCCCAAGTTAGCATACAGCCCAAATGGTCAGTGAAGTACACTTGAAGGTTCATACCAATTATGTAAATAAACCATGGATTGCTGATGCTAAGTATTAGCCAATGAGAGGCTTTAAAGCCACCGGCCGCCATATTGGTACACCTCATAGGAATAAATGGAATTCAacattatttcaattaaatgtttcaaggacaagataacatgtatttaagtatttttttgtagtggggacagtaacattagtaatgaATGAAAATGAATGAAGTAATGAATgaaaatgtttatatatatatatatatatacatatatatacaaatTTTAAAAAAGGTACAATATATATGTtcagctcacataatataatttaaaagtatgcattaagtgtctgtaatagaataaactaatttagacattaataaatgcatttctatagcttgcAAAATCTTTTTTACATTAGAGGAGTATTACCAAGGTGGCTGTGCGGTGTCTTCAATACAGCAGCTCTTGTCattcatccagggtttatacacatcattgggTTCATACTAGATTCATTAAGATAAGGATGTTGGAGTCATACGGGTACTGAGCATACCTTTACTGCTGGCTTGGTGAATGTGCGAGGGCTGAAATACCAGAGCCTGGGGTTTTGCCCCGTTCTCCAGGAGGACCTCTGCACATGATACACTGCCCACTGAGCACGCGTTGAAAAGAGGAGTCACCCCATCAATGGTGGTGACGTTCACCTGCACAGAGTCTCATGTTAACTCTGACCGCTCAGCTGAATAACGCAGCACCATTTTGGGGCAGAGAAAAAATAACAAGTAACAGAGAACAAGATGTACAGTATTTTACAAAAGCTTTATTAAGCTATTTCTTAAATGTATTATTTAGTACAAATTATTACCgtttcatgtaaaaaaaaaaaagaaggttaTCTTGATTATTAACGGATCTTCTCCATTGACTCACATTGGCTCCTGCAGCGATCAGAGCTCTGGCACATGCTCCATGGTCTCCAAGGCAGGCCTCGTGCAGAGGACTCACATGGTCTATAGTGACTACATTTACATTGTGGCCCTGTGGGAGCAGCAGAACACAACCGTAGTACATTGCAGAAGGTAAGCAGTGGGTGCACACTGAATTGGATTACCTTTGGCTCACCTGTAAAATGAGATTCCTCAGAGCTAAGAGACGACCTTGGCATGCAGCATCATGTAAGGGTGAGCGGTCTGCCCAGGACCCTGCAGCAAACACAAATGCTTGTCACATACCACAGATCACCGTCTCACAGTTTTGATTAATGATTCCATTTCACAGGGCACACACACCTGGGACAATATCCAGAATAGCACCAGATGCATTCCAGACTGCATCATCATTGTTACCTTTCTCCATATCACTGATCTATGACACTTCTATTCTATTTCACTTCATATAAGGTAGAGTACTAAGGATCCATGTTGTCCAATTGAGGGTGAGCCAATATGTCTCCATTGGCAATAACCGTCAAATCTATTTTCTCTTGAACTAGCCTAACCTACTTGATGTATTAATGGAAGACCAAGCCACTGTAAATCAGAAACAAAAGATGTTCTGGGAAAACTAGTGTAAACTACATATAGCTACATCACTGACCTTTAATAACGCACAACAAGATTTGAGTTTGTGTTGCTGTTTGCTGCATTGGTGCTCCCTTTCCATGCGCCAAGCATGTTGGCACACTGTCTGTCACTGACACTGGGAAGCTTAAGTGCTGTTTTGGTCTGCAGGTCTGCCTACAgaccacagtcagtcaggaatgaAAACTAGGGCAAGGGGGGTGGGCCGTTCTATTAATAGTTTAGGGTAGAAATGAGCCTGACCGGTATGTACCATATACACAGTTATTATATTTCAGCTACTTTGCATGTTCAGGTCAACAAAGTGAGTATATGCATTATTCACAGTAGCCAAATTATAAATAATCATTATTGTGAtaatattttgttgttgttgtgacaaTAGACTAATACAGTAGAGAGATATGGGTACTCACTGTGTCCTTGACCAAAATCAGAGCCAGTACGGTGAGAACAGAGCCAGTCCGGTGAGGTAAACATTGGAATAATGGAGCAACGTGAAAGGATTCGCTGTCATATTGCCCCCTCTTTTGAACAGGCTCTGCTATACCGAGGGGATCATATGCCACTCTCATGTggtcctcactgaacttctgtgCCTGTGTTAAAATAGTTTAATTCTCATTGTGGTGTAGTGGAGTGTCATTTCAATGATGGAAGTTTCAGCACAGTCAATATCATCATGTAATCAGTGTCCACTACTGGTTCCAAGGCATGTTAGGTGCTAAATTCAACTAGTAAATCTGAGCATTGTCCAGAATCAAGTTACAAGGAAGGAAATGAGATACTTAGTCAGTTACACCattgtgtcttccgcatttaacccaacccctgtgAGTGCATTTTTAATCCAGGAACAAGGAAAATGCCCACAATAAAGTGAAGCTTCCAACTGTATATGAATAAGACAAAGTGCCCATTTCAGCATCTCTGACCTATTAAAGCATTATTGATACAAAGGAGTGAGAGTTGGTTAAAGGCATGTCAGGGTAGTATTATAAATGTTGTAGGTTAAATGCAGCAGAGAACAGTATAGTTCCACTATTCGTTGGGAAGGTCGGAGATTTTGCCAGTATTTCATTCCATTCTCTTTAGTTATTTTCAGCCTGGCCGAATCAGCCATGTAGTCCAACAACAATCAACAAATTGCCATCAAACATGACCGTATAATGTTTTGATTTACCTTGTTTTCTGCTATGTTTGTTTGCACATGACTCTTTATCAAAATAGCTTTCCTAATATTAGCCCGGCTGCCATCGTTTGTCATCAATCGACATAAGGAAAAATAGCGCCATCTGGCGGTAGTAGAGCAATCCTAGTATTTGAATTCACACGTATTCCCAGGGGCTCAAGGGTGGGCAAACATTTCTTGGATGTGGAAGGTTCGAACAAAAGACAGTAATACAAACTCTGTGTTCAAACGTTCAAGCTTTAACCAAGACAATTTCAACTTTATATGGAAAAATAAACATAATTATTTAAGAAAAGTAGATATTGTAAAGTCTACTTAGGAAGGTGGACTGAATGCAATTGACTTTTATCCAAttaattgatacaccatccacagTGTAATTAATATCTTCACCATGGTCAAAGGGATATTAAATATCTgctcttttttttacccatctaccaataggttcccttctttgcgaggcgttggaaaacctccctggtctttgtggttgaatctgtgtttgaaattcactgctcgactgagggaccttacagataattgtatgtgtggggaaaAGAGATAAGCTAGTCGTTcccaaatcatgttaaacactattattgaacacatagtgagtccatgcaacttattatgtgacttgataagcacattttcactcctacttattgactcaagacatttcagcttttcattttgaaatCATTTGTAAACATGTCCACTTtgacatggggtattgtgtgtaggccggtGACCCAAAAAATATATCAATTTaatcaaaatgtgaaaaaagaaaTGGGGTgggaattctttctgaaggcactgcatctgGTCTATCAACATTTAATGGATGATAATGGCAATGCTCTATTGTATAACAATTTCATTCAAAGTGTTATCTTGTTTGCACCAATAGGCAATACTCTACAGTAATTAAGGCAAATCCACAAGCAATGCTTTTTTAAATCAAATGAATGTTGACATATTCTACTGCAGTACCACAGATGTTTTCATTGGTTATATATGGATGTCAATtcttagatttaaaaaaaaatgcaataATAAATTCTAAATGCATTATATTACTTACGTGTTTCCTTTCACCTTTGAAAAGGAAATATTTGTTAAAAGATTTCATTAGGATTTGTATAGTCATAACAAGAACCAGATACCTTTATTTTCCTTTAtcaccataagaagttaatgaaAACCTTTATGGGATGTTTTTCAATATTGGATTACAGATAATGATCTTTCATTTATAATTATGTGATATTATTTTGTTTCCTAATTAATGACAGTAATGTTGAATTTATGTACAATAATTCTTACAGAAAAGTGTTTCTTATAtataaaaagaaacgtccctttttcacgattatttcaaagataattagtaaaaatacaacagattacagatcttcattgtaaagggtttaaacatagtttcccatgcttgttctataaaccataaacaattaatgaacatgcagctgtggaacggtcgttaagacactaacagcttacagatgaaaggcaattaaggtcacaattatgaaaacttaggacactaaagaggcctttctactgactctgacaaacaccaaaagaaagatgcccagggtccctgctcatctgcttgaacctgccttaggcatgctgcaaggatgcatgaggactgcagatgtggccagggcaatatattgtaatgtccgtactgtgagacgcctaagacagccctacagggagacaggacggacagatgatcgtcctcgcagtggcagaccacttcTACCAACAcgtgcacaggattggtacatccgaacatcacacctgcgggacaggcacaggatgtcaacaacaactgcccgagttacaccaggaacgcacaatccctctatcagtgctcagactgtccgcaataggctgagagaggctgaactgaTGGCTTGTAGGCCTAATGTAattgcaggtcctcaccagacatcaccggcaacaacgtcgcctatgggcacaaacccaccgtcgctggaccagacaggactggcaaaaagtgctcttcaccgacaagtcgcagttttgtctcaccaggggtgatggtcggatttgcatttattgttgaaggaatgagcgttacactgaggcctgtactcttgtGCGGGAtccatttggaggtggagggtccatcatggtctgggacggtgtgtcacagcatcatcagactgagcttgttgtcattgcaggcaatctcaacgctgtgcgttacagggaagacatcctcctccctcatgtggtacccttcttgcaggctcatcctgacgtgaccctccagtatgacaatgccaccagccatactactcgttctgtgcgtgatttcctgcaagacaggaatgtcagtgttctgccatggccagcgaagagctcggatctcaatctcattgagcacgtctgggacctgttggatcggaggctGAGGGCTAGGACCATTCCCCCCGGAAATGTCCGGgatcttgcaggtgccttggtggaagagtggggtaacatctcacatgAATTGGCAAATATGgggcagtccatgaggaggagatgcactgcagtacgtAATGCAGCtgctggccacaccagatactgactgttgcttttgatttttaccccccctttgttcaggggcacATTATTcgatttctgttagtcacatgtctgtggaacttgttccgtttatgtctcagttgttgagtcttgttatgttcatacaaatatttacacatgttaagtttgctgaaattaAACGcacttgacagtgagaggacgtttctttttttcctGCGTTTATatttatagtaccagtcaaaagtttggacacacctactcattcaagggttttgattttctttatttttactattttctacattgtagaataatagtgaagacatcaaaactatggaatcatgtagaaaccaaaaaagtgttaaacaaatcaaaatatattttatattcttcaaagtagccaccctttgccttaatgacagctttgcacactcttggcattctcttaaccagcttcacctggaatgcttttccaacagtcttgaagtacttcccacatatgctgagcacttgttggctgcttatcCTTCaccctgcggtccaactcatccaaaaccatctcaattgggttgagttatTGTGGAGGTCATCttatgcaacactccatcactctccttattggtcaaatagcccttacacatcctggaaatgtgttgggtcattgtcctgttgaaaaacaaatgatagtcccattaagcgcaagccagatgggatggcatatcaatgcagaatgctgtggtagccatgctggttaagtgtgccttgaattctaaataaatcactgacagtgtcaccagaaaagcacccccacaccctcACACCTCCTACTCCATGCTACACGGTGGGAACtatacatgcagagatcatccattcacctactctgcgtctcgcaAAGACacggaaccaaaaatctcaaatttggattcatcagaccaaaggacagatttccacctgtctaatgtccattgcacctgtttcttggcccaagcaagtctcttcttcttattggtgtcctttagtagtggtttatttgcagcaattcgacctctggcctgctcgcctccctaccactgaggaagtacagttcccgctcagcccagtcaaaactgttcgctgctctggccccccaatggtggaacaaactccctcacgacgccaggacagcggagtcaatcaccaccttccggagacacctgaaaccccacctctttaaggaatacctaggataggataaagtaatccctctcacccccccccccccttaaaagatttagatgcactactgttccactggatgtcataaggtgaatgcaccaatttgtaagtcgctctggataagagcgtctgctaaatgacttaaatgtaaatgtaaatgtaaatgaaggcctgattcacgcagtctcctctgaacagttgattttgagatgtgtctgctacttgaactctgtgatgcatTTATCTGGGCTGCAATTTGtgaggctggtaactttaatgaacttatcctctgcagcataggtaactctgggtcttcctttcttgtggcagtcctcatgagtgccagtttcatcatagcacttgatggtttttgcaactgcacttgaagaaactttcaaagttcttgaaatgttccgtattgactgaccttcatgtcttaaagtaatgattgactgtcgtttctctttgcttatctgagctgttcttgccataatacaaactctgtcttttaccaaatagggctatattctgtataccacccataccttgtcccaacacaactgattggctcaaatgcattaagaaggaaagaaattccacccaTCTCTACAGATCGGTGTCCCACCCTCACaacggttgagctaatgtgcgctaatgtgattagcatgacgttgtaaataacaagaacatttcccaggacaaagACATATCTCATATTGGCAGAAAGGTTACATTCTTTTTAATCTAACTGCGCtgttcaatttacagtagctattacagtgaaataataccatgctattgtttgacgagagtgcacagttatgaacatgaaaagttattaataaaccaattaggcacatttgggcagtcttgatacagaATTTTGAACAGAAATTCAATCTTTCTTTGAATCTGTCTACAACACTGctaccatctagtggccaaagtaTACAtttcacctgggctggaataaaaacattatggcctttctcttgcatttcgaagatgatggtacaaaaataagttaaaaaaggttttttctttgtattatcttttaccatattgaatgtgttatattatcctacattcatttcacattttccacaaacttcaaactggttcctttcaaatggtatcaagaaaatGCATACTCTTGCGTCAGGTCCTGAGCtataggcagttagatttgggtatgtcattttaggcgaagaTTTAAAAAAAGATGCGGATCcttattaacttttaacaaggcacaccttttaattgaaatgcattccaggtgactacctcatgaagctgattgagagataTATTCATGATTTTTCTAGTTGCTTGTTCTGTTTATTGATTCAAGTGTTGTTTTGTATGTAAAATGTTCCTATTTGATTGTGAACATTTCTGAATAAAACAATTATAATTTCAAGCTAAGAATGAAGTATTTTGGTAGTCACGTTATTGAAAGACATACCTGTTTTTCCTTTGAGGGCATACTTGTATTCAAAGTAAAGTTTTCGCTGTCAAAGACATTACTCTCTACTACAAGCTACAGTGCATCTTGCTACATCAATGACTGGATGGATCCCATGCATCTCATAGGACATCCAGGAATGTACAATGTGCACATTTAAACAAAgatttttataactaacccaagattgATCAGAGCATGTCATTTCCAATGGTCTACAAAATAAagtccactctgtttgttacataATCTATTTTTGGAAACACAAAACTGTATGGAGATCAAATTTGCTGATAGTTGGCCTTAATCAtctcgctccatcttctccctcATCCGGTTAcggggcttcctctcatcaccatatttggtagtgagtggaaacaccAACTGGATGCTTCGTACTTATACATCCGGTGACATATCTGGTTCATTGTGCCATCTGTGATTTAAATCTTCTTCTATGGCATTATGGCGAAAATTGAGTAACTTTAATGCACGTTTTAATCATGTGACCATGTTAAAATTCAATGTCAAAAAGCTGGACATTGTAGCATTTATTGCAATGGCATAAACTGCA is a window encoding:
- the asb5a gene encoding ankyrin repeat and SOCS box protein 5 isoform X3 translates to MQQTATQTQILLCVIKGSWADRSPLHDAACQGRLLALRNLILQGHNVNVVTIDHVSPLHEACLGDHGACARALIAAGANVNVTTIDGVTPLFNACSVGSVSCAEVLLENGAKPQALVFQPSHIHQASSKGSSGCVETLIRWGADVDFDIPHLGTPLYTACVSQEIECVQRLLREGANVQKGRYMESPLHAAAEKDCTAIVKLLLDFGADIHARNIEFQRPVEAAPPSSLTERFLLVYEATPQPLSQLCRQRIRDRVGRDRFHLINHLPLPNPLRNYLQYR
- the asb5a gene encoding ankyrin repeat and SOCS box protein 5 isoform X1, whose protein sequence is MEKGNNDDAVWNASGAILDIVPGSWADRSPLHDAACQGRLLALRNLILQGHNVNVVTIDHVSPLHEACLGDHGACARALIAAGANVNVTTIDGVTPLFNACSVGSVSCAEVLLENGAKPQALVFQPSHIHQASSKGSSGCVETLIRWGADVDFDIPHLGTPLYTACVSQEIECVQRLLREGANVQKGRYMESPLHAAAEKDCTAIVKLLLDFGADIHARNIEFQRPVEAAPPSSLTERFLLVYEATPQPLSQLCRQRIRDRVGRDRFHLINHLPLPNPLRNYLQYR
- the asb5a gene encoding ankyrin repeat and SOCS box protein 5 isoform X2; translated protein: MFTSPDWLCSHRTGSDFGQGHRSWADRSPLHDAACQGRLLALRNLILQGHNVNVVTIDHVSPLHEACLGDHGACARALIAAGANVNVTTIDGVTPLFNACSVGSVSCAEVLLENGAKPQALVFQPSHIHQASSKGSSGCVETLIRWGADVDFDIPHLGTPLYTACVSQEIECVQRLLREGANVQKGRYMESPLHAAAEKDCTAIVKLLLDFGADIHARNIEFQRPVEAAPPSSLTERFLLVYEATPQPLSQLCRQRIRDRVGRDRFHLINHLPLPNPLRNYLQYR